In the Populus trichocarpa isolate Nisqually-1 chromosome 1, P.trichocarpa_v4.1, whole genome shotgun sequence genome, one interval contains:
- the LOC7479316 gene encoding uncharacterized protein LOC7479316 isoform X2 has protein sequence MKYVRPLSLFHELLKTSAISQGRFLGLDVGDKYVGLAVSDPLNKIASPLSVLLRKKSNIELMATDFQSLAVRVKLFVDDLCKTGKLEGVKFTYWDECFTSKNVELLVKPLDLHPVHAKSIMDKFAAVGILQGYLDYVNKKMKLESAE, from the exons ATGAAGTATGTGAGACCATTGAGCTTGTTCCATGAGTTGTTGAAGACAAGTGCAATCAGTCAAGGGAGGTTCCTCGGATTGGATGTTGGTGACAAGTATGTTGGTTTAGCTGTCTCTGACCCACTTAATAAAATCGCTTCCCCTTTAAG TGTATTGTTAAGGAAGAAAAGTAATATTGAATTGATGGCTACTGATTTCCAAAGTTTG GCTGTGCGGGTGAAGCTTTTTGTTGATGACCTATGCAAAACAGGGAAACTTGAAGGTGTAAAATTCACATATTGGGATGAGTGTTTTACATCAAAG AATGTAGAATTGCTAGTGAAGCCTTTGGATTTACATCCAGTTCATGCTAAATCTATAATGGACAAGTTTGCTGCAGTTGGAATTCTTCAG GGGTACCTGGATTATGTGAACAAGAAGATGAAGTTGGAGTCTGCAGAATAG
- the LOC7479316 gene encoding uncharacterized protein LOC7479316 isoform X1 — MKYVRPLSLFHELLKTSAISQGRFLGLDVGDKYVGLAVSDPLNKIASPLSVLLRKKSNIELMATDFQSLISELSLGGFIVGYPFDRQRGAPDAVRVKLFVDDLCKTGKLEGVKFTYWDECFTSKNVELLVKPLDLHPVHAKSIMDKFAAVGILQGYLDYVNKKMKLESAE, encoded by the exons ATGAAGTATGTGAGACCATTGAGCTTGTTCCATGAGTTGTTGAAGACAAGTGCAATCAGTCAAGGGAGGTTCCTCGGATTGGATGTTGGTGACAAGTATGTTGGTTTAGCTGTCTCTGACCCACTTAATAAAATCGCTTCCCCTTTAAG TGTATTGTTAAGGAAGAAAAGTAATATTGAATTGATGGCTACTGATTTCCAAAGTTTG ATTTCTGAACTTTCCTTGGGGGGTTTCATTGTTGGCTACCCTTTTGACAGGCAACGAGGTGCTCCTGAT GCTGTGCGGGTGAAGCTTTTTGTTGATGACCTATGCAAAACAGGGAAACTTGAAGGTGTAAAATTCACATATTGGGATGAGTGTTTTACATCAAAG AATGTAGAATTGCTAGTGAAGCCTTTGGATTTACATCCAGTTCATGCTAAATCTATAATGGACAAGTTTGCTGCAGTTGGAATTCTTCAG GGGTACCTGGATTATGTGAACAAGAAGATGAAGTTGGAGTCTGCAGAATAG